A single genomic interval of Celeribacter indicus harbors:
- a CDS encoding fructosamine kinase family protein — MTEDRLRQDLRALGIEAQSLRPLEGGDLSAVVLFETSDAPPCVAKSGPHAGTEARMLRALAAAGAPVPRVRAISETLFVMDYLPKAPSSDTGWRDLGHALRRLHALPATNNGWPEDYAFGTVWLSNAPAPDWPGFWAERRLLPFAPEFPDLADRLEALAQRLPELLPKAATGLLHGDLWTGNVHFSTGGAYFIDPACYRGHGEVDLAMLHLFGTPPAAFWDGYGEPAPEWRARLPLYQLFPALVHLRLFGEGYRGLVERCLDACA; from the coding sequence ATGACGGAGGATCGGCTGAGGCAGGATCTGCGCGCCCTCGGGATCGAGGCCCAGAGCCTGCGCCCCCTCGAGGGCGGCGACCTGTCTGCGGTGGTCCTGTTCGAGACGTCCGATGCGCCTCCCTGCGTCGCCAAGTCCGGTCCCCATGCCGGCACCGAGGCGCGGATGCTGCGGGCCCTCGCGGCGGCGGGCGCCCCCGTGCCGCGGGTGCGCGCGATCAGCGAAACGCTCTTCGTGATGGATTACCTGCCGAAGGCCCCGTCCTCCGACACGGGCTGGCGCGATCTCGGCCACGCCCTGCGGCGGCTCCATGCCCTGCCGGCCACCAACAACGGCTGGCCGGAGGACTATGCCTTCGGCACGGTCTGGCTGTCCAATGCCCCCGCGCCGGACTGGCCCGGTTTCTGGGCCGAACGGCGGCTCCTGCCCTTCGCCCCCGAGTTTCCCGATCTCGCCGACAGGCTGGAGGCGCTGGCGCAGAGGCTGCCGGAACTCCTGCCGAAAGCGGCGACGGGCCTGCTGCATGGCGATCTCTGGACGGGAAATGTCCATTTCTCGACCGGCGGCGCCTATTTCATCGACCCGGCCTGCTATCGCGGCCATGGCGAGGTCGACCTCGCGATGCTGCACCTCTTCGGCACACCCCCCGCCGCCTTCTGGGACGGCTATGGCGAACCGGCGCCCGAGTGGCGCGCGCGCCTGCCCCTCTATCAGCTTTTCCCCGCGCTCGTGCACCTGCGGCTCTTCGGAGAGGGCTATCGCGGCCTGGTGGAACGCTGCCTCGACGCCTGCGCCTGA
- a CDS encoding 3-keto-5-aminohexanoate cleavage protein → MTSPCIICVAITGSLPTKADNPAVPITVAEQIESTQEAFEAGATIAHCHVRDDEGRPSSDPERFARLMEGIESHCPGMIVQLSTGGRSGAGRTRGGMLPLRPDMASLSVGSNNFPTRVYENPPDLVTWLASEMRSYGIRPEIEAFDLSHIYQAKAMADRGELSSPPYVQFVMGVQNAMPADKRVFDIYVDTVKHLFGPDAPWCAAGIGRHQAELNHWAAEAGGHLRTGLEDNIRLDRTTLAPSNAALVRRAAEIVAQYDRPIATPAEARALLGLRPA, encoded by the coding sequence ATGACTTCACCCTGCATCATCTGCGTCGCCATCACCGGCTCCCTGCCGACGAAGGCGGACAATCCCGCCGTGCCGATCACCGTCGCGGAACAGATCGAAAGCACGCAGGAGGCTTTCGAGGCCGGTGCGACGATCGCCCATTGCCATGTCCGCGACGACGAGGGCAGACCGAGCTCCGATCCGGAGCGGTTCGCGCGGCTGATGGAGGGGATCGAGAGCCATTGCCCCGGCATGATCGTGCAACTGTCGACCGGCGGCCGGTCGGGTGCCGGACGGACCCGCGGCGGCATGCTGCCGCTTCGCCCCGACATGGCCTCGCTCTCGGTCGGCTCGAACAATTTCCCCACGCGGGTCTACGAGAATCCACCCGACCTCGTGACATGGCTCGCCTCGGAAATGCGCAGCTACGGCATCAGGCCGGAGATCGAGGCCTTCGACCTGTCGCATATCTATCAGGCGAAGGCGATGGCAGACCGGGGCGAACTGAGCTCGCCGCCCTATGTCCAGTTCGTCATGGGCGTGCAGAACGCGATGCCCGCCGACAAGCGGGTTTTCGACATCTATGTGGACACGGTGAAACACCTGTTCGGCCCCGACGCGCCCTGGTGCGCCGCCGGGATCGGCCGGCATCAGGCCGAGCTCAACCATTGGGCCGCCGAAGCGGGTGGACACCTGCGCACCGGGCTCGAGGACAATATCCGCCTCGACCGCACCACCCTCGCGCCGTCGAACGCCGCGCTGGTGAGACGCGCCGCCGAAATCGTCGCGCAATACGACCGTCCCATCGCCACCCCCGCCGAGGCCCGCGCGCTCCTCGGCCTTCGTCCCGCATGA
- a CDS encoding YgfZ/GcvT domain-containing protein, with the protein MAERTIIEITGEDRIKFLQGVITNDAARLADGPVYAAMLTPQGKFVVDFFLVPEGDKILLDVAAEEADGLLKRLTLYKLRSRVGLTKTDRKVSRGIWEPGEGAVADPRAPEMGWRAYDGRPSQDVDWDAIRVANCIPETGIELTPDTYILEAGFERLHGVDFRKGCYVGQEVTARMKHKTDLRKGLRTVGIAGEAPVGTEIVTEDGKPAGTLFTRSGEKAIAFLRFDRARGVLHAGDARITAGD; encoded by the coding sequence GTGGCGGAAAGAACAATCATCGAGATCACCGGCGAGGACCGGATCAAGTTCCTCCAGGGCGTCATCACCAACGATGCCGCCCGGCTCGCCGACGGCCCCGTCTATGCCGCGATGCTCACGCCGCAGGGCAAGTTCGTCGTGGATTTCTTCCTCGTGCCGGAGGGAGACAAGATCCTGCTCGACGTCGCAGCGGAGGAGGCCGACGGGCTCCTGAAGCGGCTGACGCTCTACAAGCTGCGCTCCAGGGTCGGGCTGACGAAGACCGACCGCAAGGTCTCCCGCGGGATCTGGGAGCCCGGCGAAGGCGCCGTGGCCGATCCCCGCGCTCCGGAGATGGGCTGGCGGGCCTATGACGGGCGTCCCTCCCAGGACGTCGACTGGGACGCGATCCGGGTCGCCAACTGTATCCCGGAGACGGGGATCGAACTGACGCCCGACACCTACATCCTCGAGGCCGGATTCGAGCGGCTGCACGGCGTGGATTTCAGGAAGGGCTGCTATGTCGGACAGGAAGTCACGGCCCGGATGAAACACAAGACCGACCTGAGAAAGGGTCTCCGGACGGTCGGGATCGCCGGCGAGGCGCCCGTCGGCACGGAAATCGTGACGGAGGATGGCAAGCCGGCCGGGACGCTCTTTACCCGGTCGGGGGAAAAAGCCATCGCGTTTCTGCGGTTTGACCGCGCGCGCGGCGTGCTCCATGCTGGAGATGCCCGTATCACCGCCGGAGACTGA